In Microbulbifer elongatus, the DNA window ACTGACCGGCGTACAGGGTGCCGGCGGTCAACAGCTGTCGATTGTGATCGTTTTCGCCGGGACGATATACGTCACTGGAGACAAATCGGTACACAAACTGGTGCTCGTCGTCGTCACCACCGTAGGCGACAACCGGTTCGCCCGGCTTGCTCACCACGGTGAAGCCTTCGTGTTCGAAGCGGCCGAGACCGGTGAGTTTGCGGGGCTTGGACTCGGGATCGTAGGGATCGTATTCCACCATCCAGCCAAACCGGTTGGGCTCGTTCGGTTCCACGGTGATATCGAAGCGACGGTCGTAGTCGCCCCAATTGCGGTTACCTTCTTCAATGCCGAAGGCGTGGTGATTGCGCGCCTCTACTTCGTCGGCCACGTTATCCGGATCCCCCTGAAATGCACCGCCAAATCCTTCTTCGGCAATCAATACGGTTCCCCAGGGCGTTTTGCCGCCGGCACAATTGCCCACCGTGCCAAATACCTGAGTGCCGCTTGAGTCCTCGCTGGTCTGCAGGCGCTTGTCGCCCGCGGCGGCACCGACGATTTCCATTGCCGTGGTCAGTGTTATCCGACGGTTGTAGGGGCTGCCCAACACCGGCTGCCATCCGTCACTGGTCTGCTCGATCTCAACCACGCTGTGTCCACACGCCTGCTGCTCGACGGCGATATGCGCGTCACTGGTACCGCGCACCGAACTGGCCTCGGTATAGCCTGCAAACATCAGGTGCGGTTGCGTGTATTCGTGATTCACACACAGCAGCCCGCGAGCGCTATTCTGGCTCTGGCAGTGGCGGTCGCCCTCGCCGGGCCCGGCGTCGGGGTCCAGGGGCATAAAGGCAATAAAATCGTTGTTGTAGCCAAACCGTCGGGCCTGTTCTTTGGCGTCGAGCTTTTCCGGAACGAAGCTCCCGGCAAACGCGTCCAGTGGATCCCCCCAGCGCAGCAGTAGATCGGCGCTGTATCCTTCCGGTAGGTGGTGGCGGAAGTCCAGCGCGTGGGGGATTTCCGCAAAGCCGAGGTTCTCCGCACCCTGGTCGCTGCTCTTTGCGCCACAGCCGGGCAGTAACGAGGCGCCAGTGGTTGCGGCCGTGGCGGCGCCCAAGGCTTTGAACAGAGTGCGCCGTGTGAGGCTTACCGGCGCTTCAGTGGCTTCAGCTTCGTCGTTCCTGCGTGTCATAAATTATTCACCATTTTGTTCATTCCCCGGGGCAGCCGGCTGTGTTCGGTCTGCAGCGTCCGTTGTGCCTGTGCTTTCGGGTACTGGTTCACGATTTCGAAGGCAAGGTTACAGGCGCTATATGACAAATTTAAAAAAACGGTAACGCAAATTTCACATGCCAAGTCTAGCCTGCGCGCACAAATCAACAGGCCGGACCTGGTTGTTTACGCCATGACACCGGTCGACCCACTGCTTCTTATCTGACAACACTAATTCCTGAATGGGGATGGGGAACTATGACCAAGTCTGTATTTAATCTGAAGATGGTGGCGCCTCTTGCCGCCGCCATCATCAGTGTCAACGCCACCGCCCAGAGCGCGGCCAGCGAATCTGTCGCCATGAGTGCCAGCAGCGGCGTTGAGGAAATCGTGGTGACTGGTACCAACGTTTACCGCGATCGCACCGACGACATCAACCCGACACTGTCTTTCGATCTGGACTTCTTCCAGCGCTTCGAGCCGCTCACCGTGGGTGAAATGCTCAAGCGCACTCCGGGTGTCGCCTTCACCTCTGACGTGCTCGAATACGACGCGGTGCAGCTGCGCGGTATGAACGCCGAATACACGGAAGTGCTGATCAATGGCCGCCCGATTCCGGGCCAGGGCGCGGACCGCACTTTCTTTGTAGACCGTATCCCTTCCGAGCTGGTTGAGCGTATCGAAATTATCCGCTCTCCTTCCGCAGACATGACCTCTCAGGGCGTTGCCGGTTCTCTGAACGTAATCCTGAAAGATGGCGCTAAGCTCGAGGGTATCACCACTCGTCTGGGCAGCACCTACTATGCCGACTCTGAAGACTTCCGCACCATCGGTTCTGCGGCCATCGCCCACGCCGGTGAGGACTACGATTTCTGGCTGGGTGCCAATATCCAGGAGCGCTATAACCCCAAGCGCAAGACCGAAGCCTACTTGGATGACGAAGTTCTGGAAGGCTATGCCTTTGAAGAGGACACCCGCGACGGCAACGATAACTCTCTGAACGGTTCTCTCGGTTTCCAGCTGGATGAAACCTCCGAGGTGCGCTTCAACGCCTACTACGTATTTACTGACCGTACCGAAAACGAACTGGTGAGAGAGTTCGAAGGTGACGTGATCAGCCGCACCGAGGGCGATCTGGTGGCCATCGCCACTCAGGAGGAGCAGATCGATCAGACCAGCTGGGGTATCGACGGTGTTTACGTCACCGCCCTGGGGTCCGGCGAGCTGGAGCTTTCCGCCGCCCTATCTCAGTTCAAGGAAGACACCGTCAACTTCGAAACCGAAGAAGAGTTTGACGATGGTGTGTCCGAAGGTGTGGAAGAAGGCGACGAAGTTCTGTTTATCGAAGACAAGAACTACTCTCTGGAAGGCAGCTATACCGTGGCACTGGGTGCAACCGAGCTGAAAACCGGCCTGTCTTACGGTGCCAGTGAGCGCGCGGGCCTGCAGGCCGGCTTTTTCGACGTGGATGCGGACATTGAAGAAACCCGTGTCGCGCCATACGCCAAACTGACCTTCGCGATGGCGGAAAACCTCAGTCTCGAAGGCGGTCTGCGCTACGACATCTACGAGCGTGAAGTGTCCAATGAAGACGGCAGCGCAACCAGCGACAGCAATGAACTGCTGCCATCCATGAGTCTGCGTTGGGATATGGACGACGACAACCGCGTAACAGCCTCTGTTGCGCGCACTCTGCGTCGCCCGGAATTCGATCTGGTGTCTCCGTTCGAAGAAGACGAGACACCGGACGATGAAGATGTCACTGTGGGCAACCCGGATCTGGCATCCGAGCTGGCCTGGGGCTTCGACCTCGGCTTTGAACACCGCCTGCCTGGCCGTGGTATTGTGGGTGTGAACTTCTTCTACCGTGATATCGACGACGTCATTGAGCTGACCGATACCGGCGTTGAAACCGAAGCCGGTGGCGCACTGTTTACCCCGATGAACGTGGGCAACGGCACTTCCCGCGGTGTCGAGTTTGATATCTCCATGCCGCTGGCATTTGTTGGACTGGAAAACACCGGTTTCTACGCCAACTACGCCTACCTCGATTCCGAGATCAAAGACCCGTTCACTGGTGAAATGCGCACCTTCCGCAACCAGCCGGATTCCGTGTACAACATCAGCCTGACCCAGGACCTGCCGGGCTTTGGTGGCGCAGGTATCTCCTACCAGAAGCGCAGCGAATCCCTCGAGACCGAATTCGAGGAATACGTTATCACTGAATACGATGGCAACCTGGAATTGTTCGTCGAATGGAACGTTTCTGAGCAATCGGTTCTGCGCTTCAGCGGCACCAACCTGCTGGATCAGGAAAAGGTGGAGTACATCCGCGACTACGGTGAGCCGGTCAATGAAATCCAGTACGAGGACAGCACGCCGACTTACAGCCTGACCTGGCGTTCTGCGTTCTAAGTTCGGATTTTTCCGCAAAAGCCCGGTACCGATGAGAGTCGGTCCCGGGCTTTTTGCTATTTTTAAATGTTGAACGGGTGCGTCATCTGTTTGCCATTTTACTGTAACGACATGGGTGTAACTTGCTGCCTCCTGTAATCACCCTGCCAGGGAACCTCAGACCGTCGAGCCAATTATGTCATCAAAAACTTTCAAAACTGCCGGCTTGCTGGCCTTAGCCACTCTGCTCTCCGCCTGCGGACCAAAAGTGGATGCCCCCGCGAAAGCCCCTACGCCCATCCAGCCACAATCCGCACTGGTACTGACCGATGTGGTCTCCAGCCAGCTCGCGCCCCTCAGTCTGGCCGATGAGGACTACCTGCTGCTTGCCAGCGAAAAACGCGGGCTGGTACTGGTACGTGCGAGCGGTGAAGAAAAGCTCGCCCTGGATGGAGGCACCGTTGAGCGTTTCGCGGTCCAGCAGCTGGCGGAAGACAGCTGGCTGATCGCCATGTACAACGAGGACAGCGCCGAACTGCAGTTGCGTCTTCTGGACATGGAAGAGGGCAGCCCGAGAATCCGCTATCTCGCAGCGATGGCCACCAGCGCGCCCCAGGCGGCCATGTGCTTCTCTCGCCAGGCGGGGCGTACTCACCTGTTTGCCATTGATGAAAATGGCCTTGGGCATGAGTATGTCGTGCACCCGCGGGAACAGGCGTGGGAATTCACCGGCGTGCGCCCGCTGTACTTTGGTGAGCAGGTGTCCTCCTGTGTAGTGGACGACCGCAATGGCAAACTGCTGGTGGCGCAGCCGCCCCTGGGTATCTGGAGCCTGAATGTCGATGCGGAAATGGATGAGGCGCGGGAGGTGTTCGCCGCGGCTGCGGACCTTTCCGAAGACGAGTTCGGTGGCCTGTGGCTGGATGACGCCAGTGGTAACCTCTGGCTGACCGCCGGCGACCGGGTAATGGCGTTCAATATCAATGTCCCACGACAAGCCCCGCGCTTCGTGGAAACCCTGGCGGAAATCGAGCCGGTTTCCGCTGCGGTGCAACAGGGTGCATTACTGGCACTGGCGGAGGAAAGTGATCAGGTACACCGCTTTGCGGTGACATTGCCTGAGCCGGCGGCGGAAATGCAGGCATTCCGCGCGCCGTTGGAAATTCCGCGGGTGCGCGCCAGCGGCCAGACCGCGCCGGTAACTTCCGGTGGCGATGCCGCCGATGATCCCGCCATCTGGGTCAACCCGGTCAATCCCTCGGCCAGTCTGATTCTGGGTACCGACAAGAAAAGCGGCCTCAGTGTGTACGACCTGAATGGCAAGCTGCTGGAGCATTTTGCCGTCGGCCGGGTCAACAATGTGGATCTGCGCCCCATGCAGCATGGCAAATTTGTCGCCATTGCCGCCGCCAGCAACCGCACCGACCCCGGTGTCAGCCTGTTTGGTATCACCGCGGCGGGCGAGGTGGAGCACCTGGGCCTGCGCAACCTGGAAATGGACGACCCCTGCGGTCTTTGCGTCTACCGCAAGGGCGGTGATCTGATGACCTGGGTATCCGACAAAGAAGGCGCCATGCAGCTGCTGCAGATTGTACCCGGCACCGGTAATGTGGACTGGAGTCTCAAGAAAATTGCCGCGCTTCCGGTGCAGAGCCAGGTGGAGGGCTGTGTGGTGGATGACGAGCAGCAGATGCTGTTCTTCGGTGAAGAGGACGGTGGTATCTGGCGCCTGGATATTGCGGCATTTGTTGCCGGTGAGGCCAAGCCTCAGCTGATTGCGCCGGTAGACGGTGAGCGTCTGGCGGCAGACGTGGAAGGCATGGGCTTCTACCACGCCGACGACCGGAGTTATCTGGTGGTATCCAGTCAGGGCAACAACAGCTACGCACTGTTCTCCCGAGACGGCAGCCAGTTTGTGGGGCACTTCCGAGTGGATATCAACCTGGATAAAAACCTCGACGGCAGCTCCGAGACCGACGGTCTGGAAGTCTCCAGTGCGGCCCTCGGCAGTCAGTACCCGCAGGGCCTGCTGGTGGTGCAGGACGGCCGCAACCGGATGCCCAGCCAGAGCCAGAACTTCAAGCTGGTTTCCTGGGCGGATATCGCCGAAACGCTGAAGTTACAGTAAGCCTGTAAGGGGGAGGAACTGCCACCTCCCTTTGTATGCGAAAATCCGCCGGACTCTTCTGATCCGGCGGATTTTTTTATGCAGCGTATTTCCTCTACTCTCGCACCCGACCTTTCCTTGTCTCGCATCGCCTTTGGCCTCTGGCGTCTGACCGACTGGGGCTATTCCCCGGCTGAGCGTGTGTCGCTGTTTGAACAGATGTTGGACCTGGGAGTGACAACCTTTGATCTTGCGGATATCTACGGGGACTATCGCTGCGAGCAGTTTTTTGGCGAGGCACTGAAGCTGCAACCACAATTGCGCGAGCGCATGGAGATTGTCAGCAAGTGCAGTATTCGCCTTGCGGGCGAGGCATCCGGTGCGCGGATCAATCACTACGATACCAGTGCGGGGCATATCCGCTCGGCGGTAGAAACCAGTCTGAGGGATATGGGCGTCGAGCAGATGGATCTGTTACTGCTACACCGCCCCGATCCGTTGATGGATGCGGACGCGCTGGCCGGCGCTCTCGAGACCCTGGTGCAGGAAGGCAAGGTAAAACACCTCGGGGTTTCCAATTTCCTGCCGCAACAGTTTGATCTGTTGCAGTCCCACCTGTCTCTACCCTTGGTTGCCAACCAGATCGAAGTTTCACTATTGCATTCTCAGCCTATGTTTGACGGCCAGCTGGATCACTGCCAGCAACACAAAGTGATCCCCATGGCCTGGTCACCATTTGCGGGCGGACGCTTGTTCAGTGGCGACGACACAGATGCGACGCGAGTACACCAGGAGTTGGCTCGCTTGAGTAAATCACTCGGGTTAGATGCGGAAAACGGCCCCATGCAATTGGCGCTGGCGTGGTTGTTGAAGCATCCCTCACACATGGTTCCGGTGCTGGGGAGTGGTAATCCCAAGCGTCTGGTTGCAGCGCTGGCTGCGTTGGAAATGGAACTGGATCGAGAAGCGTGGTTTGAGTTGTTGCGTGCTGGGCGTGGGCGGGATGTGGATTAATCCGGCCTCGGTGGCATTGTTTTTTTAGCTGTTGCGGTGGCGCGAGGGCACCGGGTATATGTTTTTGAAACCGCTGTGAATACATCCCTGTACGCTGCGTCGGCGACGTCCCTGTCGCCGACGCTTTCAAAAACATATACCCGGCACCCTCGCTTCAATTCCGCCATAACCACTTCGTTAGTGCTGGCGAAAGTTTTGTCGAAGTAAAAGAGGAAAAATTGAAGGCGCTGACGCCGGGAAAGGTTTGCGAGACCTTCCGCGAGAGGGACCTCGCGGAAGAGCCCCCAAGGATGGGTTCACGGCGTGTCTCGCAAACCTTTCCCGGCGGCAGAGCCGCCACTGGAAGACCTACGAAGCACCAAGGACCGCGGAGTGAAAATCAACCGGCGTAAGCGTTATCCGGCACCAGATCATAATTCACGTCCCCGAGGTCAAACTGCTCTAGCGGCGCAAGGTGCATGGGCACGCGATAGCAGCGCAGTAATTCGTCGCCCCGGCGATCCATCACCTCGAGATCGTCACCGGCAATGCTGTGCAGCAGGCGGTCAAATTCGGTAACCGCAGAAGCGATCACCATCTTGTATTCGAGTTCGTCACCGAGTTTGATGTAGCGCGCATCACCATCCTCCAGCTCGATGCGCAACCACCCCGGACCGCGTTCGGCTCCCGCCACGCCCAGAACCAGCGGACCCTGTTGATCCTGGCAGATGGGCGCGAGTTCGTGCGCATAGGGCTCCGCATCCACCTCCTGACCAACCCACACCCAGCCCGGCAGGCCGATACGGGTCAGGTGCCACTCGGAAAGCCAGACAGTCTGGTCGTCGTCCACGCGGAACTCGCTGTATTCGCGCTGTCCACTGCTGGGCGCCAGGCTCACATTGGCTTCCGGGTTCTGCTTGCGGAAGGTGTTCAGCTGCTGGGTCATCTCGTAATTCACTTCCCAGCGCTTCTCCAGGCGCCACTGCATCGGATAATCACCCCATTCCACCAGATATTCCTCACGCTCGCGCAGCGTCTCCGCCACACGCCAGAAAGCGCCGTCGATCAGAATGCAGGTGTCACCGGGCTTGCTGCCCGGGGCGATAATACTGTGCTCCGGAGAGGCTTCAGAGGCGTTGACCACATGTTCGCTGCGGCCCTCGATCACCTCGTACCAGGGGAAGCCATGGCGCAGGGGTGGTGGAAAGGCCAGAGGTGGGCGACCGGCGAGCAGGCGACGGAAAAGGACGGATTTTTCGATTTCCAGGTCAGATAGGGTATAGCCTTCTTTCTGGGTGATCTGGCCCCAGGCGAAAGCCGCCCGTACCAACTGTTTTTCTCTGTCTGAAAAGCTCATTGCGGCGGGTTCGTTGCTTATTCTGTAGTCAAACGACGGCAAACCATACCACTCGGCGGCGGTCGGCGCCACGGCAATCTGGCCTGGAGCACAGCGGTGTGGGGAAAAGTTCGGTAGACTGCAGAAGCGACAATTAATGCGCGAGTGACCGATGTCGAAGCAGAAAAGAATAGTAAACCGATTGAAACCGCTGTTTTTGGCGGCCGCCATGGGGGTGCTGGGCAGCAGTGCCGGGGCTGAACAGCCCGAGCAGTCCAGTGGTGCACCACTGCTGCAGGCGCCGCTGGTATCGGAGCCCTGCTATGGCAGCGGCTGGTCCGATGCGCTGCACTGTTACCGGGTACCGGTTACTGGCCCACAGGCCGGGCAGGGGGCAGAGCTTGCGGTACTGGTGGCGCCGGCGCTGAATGGCGGCCAGCGCGAGCCCCTGTATATGCTCGCTGGCGGCCCGGGACAGGCGGCGTCGGATCTGGTACGCCTGCTCAACCCGCTGCGCAAAATCAACCGCGAGCGCGACGTGGTGTTTGTGGATCGCCGCGGCGCCGGTCTGTCGGATGTATTTGATTGCGGTATCAGCGACTCTCCACCAGCGGACCTGCAGCACTTTTCCGAACTCATCGCGCAATGTTATACCCGCGCGGCGGAGCGCCCGCTGACGCTGCATAGTCGCCAGACTGTGGAAGACCTGGAACAGGTCCGCAAGGCATTGGGGCACGACAAAATCAGCCTGTGGGGTGGTTCCTGGGGCACGCGTACAGCACTGCTGTACCAGCAGTGGTACCCGGATTCCCTGGTCAGCCTGGTGCTGGACGGCGTAGCCCCCATAGAAAGCAAGGTGTTTCTGACGGCGCAGGAAGCCGAGTCCGCTCTGCGGCAGCTGGAACAAGACTGTGCCGAGGATCCGGTGTGCCGCGAATTTGGCGACTGGCGTGCGGCGCTCGATCAGATACTTGCAACCTGGGATCGGGCCCGCGCAGTGAGTTTCCCGGATCCGTTTACCGGCTTTCCGTCACAGGAGCCCGTGGAAGGGTGGGTGCTGGCCAACGCGGTGCGCACTGCCCTCTACGATCCGGGCGCGGCGGCGCAGCTGCCGTTTGCGGTGGACCAGGCTGCCCAGGGTAACCTGATGCCGCTTGCCGGAATCGTGGGGCTGTTTGCCGCGATGGAAGGCGGCATGGCCATGGGGCTGACGTTTTCCGTTGCCTGTGCGGAGGAAATGCAGCGCATCAGCGAAGACGAAATCGCGGCAGACAGTGCCGGCACCTTTCTCGGCAATGCCTTTCTGCAACCCTTTATACACGGCTGCGCGAAATGGCCGGTGCCCCCGCGTGACTATGCCCCCAGTGAGCCTCGGGCCCACCCGGTACTGCTGATCTCCGGCAGTGCCGACCCGATCACGCCACCGCATTACGCGGAAGAGGCGCTGGGATATCTGGAAAATTCCCAACATCTGATCGTGCCCGGCGGAGGGCATATCAATAGCGCGCGAGGCTGTATTCCCGATCTGATTCTGGAATTCCTGGATGGTGAGAGCGCCGCGCTGGATCAGCGCTGTGTGGCTGATATCCAGCGCCCGCCTTTTATGGCGGCGCCGTTCGGCCCAGAATTCGCGCCGCCGCAGATGCCGCAGGTGGCCCGGGATGAAGCGGCGCAGAGCGCCGCTACGCGGAAGGGAGAGCAGCCGTGATTCGTGTGGAAGGTATCAGTAAGTCGTTTGCCGGCCAGCCGGTGCTGCGCGACCTCAGCTTTGACGTGCCGGACGGTCGCATTACCGCGCTGCTCGGTGCCAACGGTGCGGGTAAAACCAGCTGTCTGCGTATTGTGTGTGGATTGCTGGGCGCTGAGCGCGGCCAGGTGCTGGTGGGTGGTCTGGACCCGGCTCTGGACCCCCAGGGGGTGCGCCGGCAGCTCGGTGTCGTGGGGGACCGGGAAGGGCTGTATGAGCGCCTGACCGTAGCGGAATATCTGGATATTTTCGCACGTATGCAGGGCTTGTCCGGCTCTCAACTGACCCAGGCACTGGAATCGATCTGCGAGGAGCTGGAGCTGCACGCCCTGTGGCAGCGTCGTATGGGAGGCTTTTCCCAGGGGGAGCGGATGAAGGTTTCGCTGGCCCGGGCTCTGGTGCATCGCCCGCAGCATCTGATTCTCGATGAGCCCACGCGCGGTCTCGACGTACTTGCGGTACGCCTGTTGCGCCGCACTCTGTTGCGCCTGCGTGCGGCCGGTACTGCCATCCTGTTTTCAAGCCATGTGATGCCGGAAGTGGCGGAGCTTTCCGACCGTGTACTGGTGATGTCGCAGGGGCGGATTGTGGGCCGTGGCACTCCGGAGGAGCTGTTGCAGCAAACCGGCTGCAACAGTCTGGAGGACAGCTTTGTGGCACTGGCCTATGGCGAGCGACCGTCCCAGGCAGAGGAGGTACTGGTATGAGCGCACAGAGAAAGTCCACCCCGCGTATCGGTCTCCTGCAGAGGATGTCGCCGCTGTTGCGCAAAGAGTTTCTGGAGGCGTGGCGAGACCGTCGGGCACTGGTCATGGCGGTGAGTTTCGCCTTGATGTTTCCGGCAATGATGGCCGGTGGCTCGATGTTTATGATCAAGAAAAAGTCGGAAGAGGTCACCCGGGTTGCGATCCTTGGCAGCGAACAGGCTCCGCTGATGGCGGAGCGGCTGCGCGGACCCGGGGTCGAGATCGACCGCCTGGACAGCGGTGATCCCCGTGAGCTACTGGCGCAGGACTATCATCTGGTGCTGGCGTTCGCCGATGACTTCGCCCAGCGCTACCGGGACTTCCGCGCGCCGCCGCTATATCTCTATGTCGATACCTCCAGTACCGATGCCGGCCGTGCCCAGCGCCAGCTGCAGGAGCGCCTGGCCGGGCTGCAGCAGATGGTGGTGACACAGCGGCTGGCGGCGCGAGGGGTGGCGCAGCAGGTACTGGCTCCCTGGAAACTGGAAACCCGGGATGTCAGCACGCCTTCCGCACGGGGGGCTCTGTTGCTGGCAATGGTGCCAGGGCTGCTGATTCTGACGCTGTTCGTGGCGAGCCTGGCCACCTCGGTGGATACTTCCGCCGGTGAGCGGGAGCGCCTGAGTATGGAAACCCTGCTGCTGCAGCCGCTGCCCGCGTGGCAGATCATCACCGCCAAGATGCTGGCGGTGGCGAGCCTTGGCTGGTTGGGTGCGTTGATGGCGATCGCTGCGCTGGTGGCGCTGATGCCGGTGATGCCGCTGGCAGAGCTGGGGATTCAGCAGGCCACCACGGTACCCGGGGTGATCAGCATGGGGTTGTTGCTGCTTCCGCTGGCGCTGCTGGTGGCAGTACTGCAGATTCTGCTGGCGCTGCGCTCGCAGTCTTTCAAGGATGCGCAGACCCAGCTGAGTATTCTGCAGATAGCCCCGCTGGTGCTGCTGATGGGCCTGGACATGGCTCAGGTCAGCCTGGCGGACAGCTGGCAATTGCTGCCGCTGATCGGACATCAGCAGTGGCTCAAAGGTCTTCTGGTGGGGGAGGCGGTGTCGCTGCCCTGGATGCTGGCCGGTTCTGCAGTCACGCTGATGTTTGTTGCGGCGGCGGTCGCCACCGGTGCGCGGGCGCTGCGCCGGGAGTCCCTGCTTTCTGCCGGTTAACGAGGTGACGGTGTCTATTACGGAACAAGAGCACGAAGGATTGCTGAGTATTGACCTGGGCGCGGTGGTAGGAAATTACCGGCGCCTGCGCGAGGTAGTCTCACCGGACAGCCAGTGTGCGGCAGTGGTCAAGGCGGACGCCTACGGCCTCGGCATGGCACAGGTGGCGCCGCCCCTGTACCGCGCCGGCTGTGGGGAGTTTTTTGTTGCCACCCTTGCCGAGGGGCTCGAGCTGCGGGAGGTGTTCCAGCGTCACGCTGAGCATGCTGCGCCAAAAATTTATCTGCTGGCCGGCGTGCGCCCCGGCTGTGAAGCGGCCTGTAGAGCGGCGGATCTGACTCCGGTACTGGTAACCCTTGAACAGTTGGCGCGCTGGTATGCCGCCACTGCAGACGATGGCCGTGCGGCGCCCTGCGTGCTGAAAATTGATACGGGTATGACCCGGTTGGGCATGACTGCAGCGGAATTCGATCAGCTGCTGGGGGACCAGACTCTGCTGGCGCGGGCCAATATCCAGATGCTGCTGAGCCACCTGGCCTGCGCCGATGATGCCTCTCACCCGCAAAACCGATCGCAGCTCGACCGCTTCAACGATTACCTTTCACGTTTGCGCGCGCACTGCCCGGAAGTCCGTGCCAGCTTCGCCAACTCCTCCGGTATTTTCCTGGGTGAGGAGTACCACTTTGATCTGGTGCGCCCGGGCTCCTCGCTGTATGGCGTCAACCCAACTCCCCCTCAGGGTAACCCCATGTCCGCGGTAGTGACGCTGCGCCTGCCGGTACTGCA includes these proteins:
- a CDS encoding TonB-dependent receptor plug domain-containing protein — translated: MTKSVFNLKMVAPLAAAIISVNATAQSAASESVAMSASSGVEEIVVTGTNVYRDRTDDINPTLSFDLDFFQRFEPLTVGEMLKRTPGVAFTSDVLEYDAVQLRGMNAEYTEVLINGRPIPGQGADRTFFVDRIPSELVERIEIIRSPSADMTSQGVAGSLNVILKDGAKLEGITTRLGSTYYADSEDFRTIGSAAIAHAGEDYDFWLGANIQERYNPKRKTEAYLDDEVLEGYAFEEDTRDGNDNSLNGSLGFQLDETSEVRFNAYYVFTDRTENELVREFEGDVISRTEGDLVAIATQEEQIDQTSWGIDGVYVTALGSGELELSAALSQFKEDTVNFETEEEFDDGVSEGVEEGDEVLFIEDKNYSLEGSYTVALGATELKTGLSYGASERAGLQAGFFDVDADIEETRVAPYAKLTFAMAENLSLEGGLRYDIYEREVSNEDGSATSDSNELLPSMSLRWDMDDDNRVTASVARTLRRPEFDLVSPFEEDETPDDEDVTVGNPDLASELAWGFDLGFEHRLPGRGIVGVNFFYRDIDDVIELTDTGVETEAGGALFTPMNVGNGTSRGVEFDISMPLAFVGLENTGFYANYAYLDSEIKDPFTGEMRTFRNQPDSVYNISLTQDLPGFGGAGISYQKRSESLETEFEEYVITEYDGNLELFVEWNVSEQSVLRFSGTNLLDQEKVEYIRDYGEPVNEIQYEDSTPTYSLTWRSAF
- a CDS encoding phytase, translating into MSSKTFKTAGLLALATLLSACGPKVDAPAKAPTPIQPQSALVLTDVVSSQLAPLSLADEDYLLLASEKRGLVLVRASGEEKLALDGGTVERFAVQQLAEDSWLIAMYNEDSAELQLRLLDMEEGSPRIRYLAAMATSAPQAAMCFSRQAGRTHLFAIDENGLGHEYVVHPREQAWEFTGVRPLYFGEQVSSCVVDDRNGKLLVAQPPLGIWSLNVDAEMDEAREVFAAAADLSEDEFGGLWLDDASGNLWLTAGDRVMAFNINVPRQAPRFVETLAEIEPVSAAVQQGALLALAEESDQVHRFAVTLPEPAAEMQAFRAPLEIPRVRASGQTAPVTSGGDAADDPAIWVNPVNPSASLILGTDKKSGLSVYDLNGKLLEHFAVGRVNNVDLRPMQHGKFVAIAAASNRTDPGVSLFGITAAGEVEHLGLRNLEMDDPCGLCVYRKGGDLMTWVSDKEGAMQLLQIVPGTGNVDWSLKKIAALPVQSQVEGCVVDDEQQMLFFGEEDGGIWRLDIAAFVAGEAKPQLIAPVDGERLAADVEGMGFYHADDRSYLVVSSQGNNSYALFSRDGSQFVGHFRVDINLDKNLDGSSETDGLEVSSAALGSQYPQGLLVVQDGRNRMPSQSQNFKLVSWADIAETLKLQ
- a CDS encoding PhoX family protein, which produces MTRRNDEAEATEAPVSLTRRTLFKALGAATAATTGASLLPGCGAKSSDQGAENLGFAEIPHALDFRHHLPEGYSADLLLRWGDPLDAFAGSFVPEKLDAKEQARRFGYNNDFIAFMPLDPDAGPGEGDRHCQSQNSARGLLCVNHEYTQPHLMFAGYTEASSVRGTSDAHIAVEQQACGHSVVEIEQTSDGWQPVLGSPYNRRITLTTAMEIVGAAAGDKRLQTSEDSSGTQVFGTVGNCAGGKTPWGTVLIAEEGFGGAFQGDPDNVADEVEARNHHAFGIEEGNRNWGDYDRRFDITVEPNEPNRFGWMVEYDPYDPESKPRKLTGLGRFEHEGFTVVSKPGEPVVAYGGDDDEHQFVYRFVSSDVYRPGENDHNRQLLTAGTLYAGQFREGGAGTWLPLVFGQGPLTPENGFRNQADVLIDCRRAATLLGATPMDRPEDVETNPVNDCTYVMLTKNKKRQAGDENPANPRARNTAGHVLEIVPPGRNGLRDHANDTFHWNTFLLGGNPNAEDPAERGAYGQQQPANISTHGWFANPDNVAFDGLGNMWIATDGCEDFGFHDGLWAMATEGERRAAPKHFFGCPQGGEICGPEFTPDGKTLFVAVQHPADADNSTFDTPLHRWPDNDPQLPPRPSVLAIRRDDGGSVGS
- a CDS encoding alpha/beta hydrolase, producing MSKQKRIVNRLKPLFLAAAMGVLGSSAGAEQPEQSSGAPLLQAPLVSEPCYGSGWSDALHCYRVPVTGPQAGQGAELAVLVAPALNGGQREPLYMLAGGPGQAASDLVRLLNPLRKINRERDVVFVDRRGAGLSDVFDCGISDSPPADLQHFSELIAQCYTRAAERPLTLHSRQTVEDLEQVRKALGHDKISLWGGSWGTRTALLYQQWYPDSLVSLVLDGVAPIESKVFLTAQEAESALRQLEQDCAEDPVCREFGDWRAALDQILATWDRARAVSFPDPFTGFPSQEPVEGWVLANAVRTALYDPGAAAQLPFAVDQAAQGNLMPLAGIVGLFAAMEGGMAMGLTFSVACAEEMQRISEDEIAADSAGTFLGNAFLQPFIHGCAKWPVPPRDYAPSEPRAHPVLLISGSADPITPPHYAEEALGYLENSQHLIVPGGGHINSARGCIPDLILEFLDGESAALDQRCVADIQRPPFMAAPFGPEFAPPQMPQVARDEAAQSAATRKGEQP
- a CDS encoding ABC transporter ATP-binding protein; this translates as MIRVEGISKSFAGQPVLRDLSFDVPDGRITALLGANGAGKTSCLRIVCGLLGAERGQVLVGGLDPALDPQGVRRQLGVVGDREGLYERLTVAEYLDIFARMQGLSGSQLTQALESICEELELHALWQRRMGGFSQGERMKVSLARALVHRPQHLILDEPTRGLDVLAVRLLRRTLLRLRAAGTAILFSSHVMPEVAELSDRVLVMSQGRIVGRGTPEELLQQTGCNSLEDSFVALAYGERPSQAEEVLV
- a CDS encoding aldo/keto reductase; amino-acid sequence: MQRISSTLAPDLSLSRIAFGLWRLTDWGYSPAERVSLFEQMLDLGVTTFDLADIYGDYRCEQFFGEALKLQPQLRERMEIVSKCSIRLAGEASGARINHYDTSAGHIRSAVETSLRDMGVEQMDLLLLHRPDPLMDADALAGALETLVQEGKVKHLGVSNFLPQQFDLLQSHLSLPLVANQIEVSLLHSQPMFDGQLDHCQQHKVIPMAWSPFAGGRLFSGDDTDATRVHQELARLSKSLGLDAENGPMQLALAWLLKHPSHMVPVLGSGNPKRLVAALAALEMELDREAWFELLRAGRGRDVD